The following are from one region of the Phycisphaerae bacterium genome:
- a CDS encoding cation:proton antiporter — translation MSVWTTVFDVLVLLSAAMVLGAICERFRQSALLGYLLAGTLLGPNAFGVLKVQAVVSSIAEIGVALLLFTIGLDFSFRRVRSLGIVVLGGGSIQTVATFLTTTLVCLLFQRTPGAAVAIGAMLTMSSTALIVRLLVRRAEIDANFGRTALGVTLLHDMAVIPLVLLVEFFGGRGTESEMVWQLGKTILYGSLLAAGLYFVLNRLAPIVMVRAGTMPNRDVPILLAVVMALGAAWSASSVGLSSALGAFVAGMILAETPFSDQIRGDIASLRTLFVTLFFSSIGTQADPVWIYDNWLNVFGVIALIVGGKSLISGVTNFLFGMPLGHALAAAFYLAQVGEFAFVLSTIAVHNGTLDENIFRLIVSATIGTLFLSPFLVALGPHVIRLAGRLSRKTLGPAPELEISQKQPKFEGERILIIGFGPAGQRVAEGLISTHKERILVVELNSRTAELARGYGLRTTIGDACKPEFLDSIRAHEFNFIVVTVPDPRTTRGIIAQLRATCPDATLVVRARYHIFRWELALAGAQVVVDEEDQVGRRLAIEVRERLIPATDVS, via the coding sequence ATGAGCGTCTGGACGACGGTATTTGATGTGCTGGTCCTGCTGTCCGCGGCGATGGTGCTCGGCGCCATCTGTGAGCGGTTTCGGCAGAGCGCGCTCCTCGGATACCTGCTGGCCGGAACGCTGCTCGGCCCGAATGCGTTCGGCGTTCTGAAGGTGCAGGCGGTGGTGTCATCCATCGCCGAAATCGGCGTCGCACTATTGCTGTTCACGATCGGTCTGGACTTTTCATTTCGTCGCGTTCGGTCACTCGGAATCGTCGTGTTGGGCGGCGGTTCGATTCAGACCGTGGCGACATTCCTGACAACCACCCTGGTATGCCTGCTCTTTCAGCGCACGCCCGGTGCCGCAGTCGCGATCGGGGCAATGCTAACGATGAGCAGTACGGCGCTGATCGTTCGGCTGCTGGTGCGCCGTGCGGAGATCGACGCGAATTTCGGCCGGACTGCACTGGGCGTGACGCTGTTGCATGACATGGCGGTGATCCCGCTCGTGCTTCTTGTCGAGTTCTTCGGCGGCCGTGGGACCGAATCGGAGATGGTATGGCAACTGGGCAAGACAATCCTGTACGGCTCACTGCTTGCGGCCGGGCTTTACTTTGTTTTGAATCGACTGGCTCCGATCGTGATGGTGCGGGCCGGAACGATGCCCAATCGAGACGTGCCGATTCTGCTGGCCGTCGTGATGGCGCTCGGTGCCGCGTGGTCCGCGAGCAGCGTGGGGCTTTCATCGGCATTGGGGGCGTTCGTTGCGGGAATGATCCTTGCCGAAACCCCGTTTTCCGATCAGATTCGAGGCGATATTGCTTCATTGCGCACGTTGTTCGTGACGCTGTTTTTCAGTTCCATAGGAACCCAGGCTGATCCAGTCTGGATTTATGACAACTGGCTCAATGTCTTCGGCGTCATCGCCTTGATTGTGGGCGGAAAATCCCTGATCTCGGGCGTGACCAATTTTCTCTTCGGCATGCCGCTGGGACATGCCCTCGCGGCGGCATTTTATCTGGCCCAGGTTGGAGAATTCGCGTTTGTGCTCTCGACGATTGCAGTGCACAACGGCACGCTGGATGAGAACATTTTTCGGCTCATCGTGTCCGCCACCATTGGCACCCTGTTTCTATCGCCGTTTCTTGTCGCACTCGGACCGCATGTCATTCGTCTGGCAGGGCGCCTTTCTCGCAAGACGCTTGGGCCCGCGCCAGAATTAGAGATTTCGCAGAAGCAACCGAAGTTCGAGGGCGAGCGGATTCTGATCATCGGCTTTGGTCCCGCCGGCCAACGTGTCGCGGAGGGGTTGATCAGTACCCACAAGGAACGCATTCTCGTGGTGGAATTGAACAGCCGGACCGCTGAACTCGCTCGCGGCTATGGACTGCGCACGACAATTGGCGATGCATGCAAGCCCGAATTTCTGGACTCGATCCGCGCGCACGAATTTAATTTCATCGTGGTGACCGTGCCTGATCCGCGAACGACGCGCGGGATTATTGCGCAGCTTCGTGCGACATGTCCGGACGCCACGCTGGTCGTTCGCGCCAGGTATCACATCTTTCGATGGGAATTGGCTCTGGCCGGCGCGCAGGTCGTGGTGGATGAAGAAGACCAGGTCGGCCGGCGGCTGGCGATCGAGGTGCGCGAGCGGCTAATCCCCGCGACGGACGTGTCGTAG
- a CDS encoding cold-shock protein produces MQTGKVKWFDDKKGFGFISSAEGRDVFVHYSEIVAEGHKTLTEGQDVEFEIVQDAKGPKATQVKPVS; encoded by the coding sequence ATGCAAACGGGCAAGGTCAAGTGGTTCGATGATAAGAAGGGATTCGGATTCATCTCGTCGGCGGAAGGCCGCGATGTATTCGTCCATTACAGCGAAATCGTCGCGGAGGGCCACAAGACGCTCACGGAAGGGCAGGATGTCGAATTCGAGATTGTTCAGGATGCGAAAGGGCCGAAGGCCACCCAAGTCAAACCCGTATCGTAA
- a CDS encoding tetratricopeptide repeat protein, with product MISQRTFQVLIAGAAFFVSGAARLHAQIDYRIQRSNEQTAGRALDANQQVGSGGFNQPVSGQYRFDYGLRANEIITGNVSGLGAFQGFSPIGANNAFRIGLPSAELARFRSTTVGLPEIQSGRLDFGPGSYYDPQQIISDAGVISRGMNSVGGSNLSSPYRRPPLPFEQNMSQQFVLPDSTDRRLQNNTTFTPSIRQRPIAPETNTDTTIPPISLPRYDLAAQSSLFGIPPIGGDRNRPSPTLPFNPLSGQPNSLLSARMRGGPNDQRIASDEPLGGTGIPRPPLGPGEIPKPQDLQFGSTPASGDLPRGPVGPNGEPLAPGSSNSGPVGGDQYSQMLAAVTAAQQSGIRHIGLFARTTESNVTNASDRSATGMAQSPNETDGAATQPPSPPTPSDSRRAIAELASAARWSRAELDQPIRTFTSAFRGQFNEYMAAAESALKLGKYYDAARYYELANAIDGDNPLPLLGRGHALAAAGDYISAVGSIERGIERFPQIAAFRIDLPSITGRPDAYDIRRADLEKRLEGADDYRFRFLLGYLELYSGLDERGLRDIERAARMAPNGSAIPTFYNLLTGKESTPEIPASR from the coding sequence ATGATTTCCCAACGGACTTTCCAGGTACTCATCGCGGGGGCAGCGTTCTTTGTTTCCGGCGCAGCCAGGCTGCACGCCCAGATCGATTATCGAATTCAGCGAAGCAATGAGCAGACGGCCGGTCGAGCGCTTGACGCCAATCAACAAGTGGGTTCTGGGGGTTTTAATCAGCCGGTTTCCGGTCAATATCGATTTGACTACGGGCTTCGCGCGAACGAGATCATCACCGGCAACGTGTCCGGGCTTGGCGCGTTTCAGGGTTTTTCGCCGATTGGCGCGAACAACGCATTTCGCATCGGATTGCCGTCAGCCGAACTGGCCCGATTTCGTTCGACGACGGTCGGACTGCCCGAAATTCAAAGCGGCCGACTCGATTTCGGCCCGGGCTCATACTATGACCCACAGCAAATCATCTCGGACGCAGGCGTGATCAGCCGCGGGATGAACTCAGTAGGTGGCTCCAATCTCAGTTCTCCTTATCGTCGACCGCCGCTGCCGTTCGAGCAGAACATGTCTCAGCAGTTCGTGTTGCCTGATTCGACCGATCGGAGGCTTCAGAACAACACCACATTCACGCCGTCCATCCGTCAGCGACCGATCGCGCCGGAAACGAATACCGATACGACGATTCCGCCGATTTCACTGCCGCGTTATGACCTGGCGGCCCAATCGTCTTTATTCGGCATACCACCGATTGGCGGCGATCGAAATCGTCCATCGCCGACGCTGCCTTTCAATCCACTGTCGGGACAGCCGAATTCACTGCTGTCGGCTCGGATGCGGGGCGGTCCGAATGATCAGCGGATTGCATCAGATGAACCGCTTGGAGGGACGGGGATTCCCCGCCCTCCGCTGGGGCCCGGCGAAATTCCAAAGCCGCAGGATCTTCAATTCGGCTCCACGCCGGCGAGTGGAGATCTTCCACGAGGTCCGGTCGGTCCGAATGGAGAACCGCTCGCGCCCGGTAGTTCGAACTCGGGACCGGTGGGGGGCGATCAATATTCGCAGATGCTGGCGGCCGTGACGGCTGCGCAACAGTCGGGCATTCGTCACATCGGGCTCTTTGCGCGGACGACTGAATCAAATGTCACGAACGCCTCAGATCGCAGTGCCACGGGTATGGCGCAGTCGCCGAATGAAACGGATGGTGCGGCGACGCAACCGCCGTCGCCGCCGACGCCATCGGATTCGCGAAGGGCCATTGCTGAACTGGCATCGGCCGCCAGATGGTCGCGTGCAGAACTGGATCAGCCGATCAGGACATTCACGAGCGCGTTTCGCGGGCAGTTTAACGAGTATATGGCGGCGGCGGAGTCCGCGCTGAAGCTGGGGAAGTATTACGACGCAGCGCGCTACTACGAACTGGCAAATGCGATTGACGGTGACAATCCCCTCCCATTGCTGGGGCGCGGTCACGCGCTCGCCGCGGCGGGCGACTATATTTCGGCCGTCGGCTCAATCGAGCGGGGCATCGAGCGGTTCCCGCAAATCGCAGCATTTCGCATCGATTTGCCCTCTATCACCGGGCGTCCCGATGCATATGACATTCGCCGGGCCGATCTGGAGAAACGCCTGGAAGGCGCGGATGACTATCGATTCCGGTTCCTCCTCGGCTATCTCGAACTGTACTCTGGACTTGATGAGCGCGGACTGCGCGATATCGAGCGGGCTGCCCGGATGGCGCCAAATGGTTCCGCTATTCCGACTTTTTACAATCTACTGACCGGCAAGGAGTCCACGCCGGAAATTCCCGCATCGAGGTGA
- a CDS encoding alcohol dehydrogenase catalytic domain-containing protein has protein sequence MQAITVRNQRASLQELAAPVPPDGEVLIQILLAGICSTDLEIIQGYAGFEGVIGHEFVGRVVSDSSKLAGKRVVGEINCVCGRCDMCASGLSSHCRRRTVLGIQGRPGCFAEFISLPEKNCLHVPDTVTDDEAVFAEPLAAAIQVLRHTRIEKRTNAAVVGTGRLGILVAHILASTGCRLVAIGRNEQTLGLLDRRGIRALKLSEVQRMQDYDVVVDCTGNPEGLSIAMNLVRPRGTIVMKTTCRADHGIDLTPLVVNEISVVGSRCGPFADALNTLARRSIDVTELITRRMPLTGGVDALRLASEPDQIKVLLKVSA, from the coding sequence ATGCAAGCAATTACTGTTCGGAATCAGAGAGCCTCGCTCCAGGAGCTCGCCGCGCCAGTCCCGCCCGACGGCGAAGTTCTCATCCAGATTCTGCTGGCCGGCATCTGCTCGACCGATCTCGAGATCATCCAGGGCTATGCCGGCTTCGAAGGAGTCATTGGGCATGAATTTGTCGGCAGAGTCGTGTCCGACTCATCGAAACTTGCTGGCAAACGCGTCGTCGGCGAGATCAACTGCGTCTGCGGCCGCTGCGACATGTGCGCAAGCGGACTGTCGTCTCATTGCCGCAGACGAACCGTACTGGGCATTCAAGGCCGCCCGGGCTGCTTCGCTGAGTTTATCTCGCTCCCGGAGAAGAACTGCCTCCACGTACCCGATACCGTGACAGACGACGAGGCCGTATTTGCAGAACCATTGGCCGCTGCGATTCAGGTGCTCCGTCATACCAGGATTGAGAAGCGAACAAATGCAGCCGTTGTCGGGACAGGCCGACTTGGCATCCTGGTCGCTCACATCCTCGCATCCACCGGATGCAGACTCGTCGCCATCGGTCGCAACGAACAGACTCTGGGACTGCTCGACCGTCGCGGAATCCGCGCATTGAAGCTCTCCGAGGTTCAGCGCATGCAGGATTACGATGTCGTCGTGGACTGCACTGGCAATCCGGAAGGTCTGTCCATTGCGATGAATCTCGTCCGGCCGCGAGGCACGATCGTCATGAAAACGACCTGTCGCGCAGACCACGGCATCGATTTGACGCCTCTGGTCGTTAACGAAATCTCCGTCGTCGGCAGCCGTTGCGGCCCGTTCGCAGACGCGCTCAACACATTGGCACGGCGAAGCATCGATGTGACCGAACTGATCACTCGCCGGATGCCGCTGACGGGGGGCGTCGACGCCCTGCGCCTCGCGAGCGAACCGGATCAGATCAAAGTATTGCTCAAGGTGTCGGCATGA
- a CDS encoding CRTAC1 family protein, with the protein MALSAGFTWVYMTRPHMLARRSGDANPSGRVSVGAPWFIDGTADAGIRFRHVRGENQRFWFPEIIAGGCGLFDYDNDGRLDAFFVQGGELDPNLPDSSRSTLYRNLGDGKFMNVTEAAGIRHLNYGMGCAIGDIDNDGDLDLYVTAIGGNTLYQNRGDGTFEDITERAGVRCGRWSTSAVFADYDGDGLLDLYVVNYVSWSPRNELHCRDSAGRREYCNPSNYNAPAVDALYHNLGGGRFEDVTQHSGIMLAFGNGLGVCHGDFNRDGRPDFYVANDGMPNQLWINLGDGRFEDQALLAGCALDSRGSAEAGMGVQAVDIDDNGDLDIFLTHLRGETNRLYLNVGGIFEDWTSASGLGASSLKYTGWGVGFHDFDHDGQLDLFIGNGAVTRPEQCDDEQDMYAEPKSLYRGIGGGRFELASPPGGTSSPLLGSSRAVAFGDVDNDGDIDILILESDRSPRLLLNVAGERGNWVMFRILEKYGRDAVGATLAVEAAGVVRRRQVQSGYSFAAANDLRVHVGLGEAERVDRVEISWPDGSKSTHGPFSAGRQHMIRQSDHAISAHGSHAPSLN; encoded by the coding sequence GTGGCACTGAGCGCCGGATTCACCTGGGTCTACATGACCAGGCCGCACATGCTCGCCCGCAGGTCAGGCGATGCGAATCCCAGCGGCCGCGTGTCCGTCGGCGCTCCGTGGTTCATCGACGGCACGGCCGATGCGGGAATCCGGTTCAGACATGTTCGCGGCGAAAATCAGCGATTCTGGTTTCCGGAAATCATCGCCGGGGGATGCGGACTGTTCGACTACGACAACGACGGCCGGCTCGATGCGTTCTTCGTGCAAGGCGGAGAGCTTGACCCCAATCTACCCGACTCGAGTCGATCAACACTCTACCGAAATCTAGGCGATGGAAAATTCATGAACGTGACCGAAGCGGCCGGTATTCGACACTTGAATTATGGGATGGGATGCGCCATCGGGGACATCGACAACGATGGCGATCTTGATCTCTACGTCACCGCGATCGGCGGCAATACTCTCTACCAAAACCGGGGAGACGGCACATTTGAGGATATTACCGAGCGCGCGGGCGTGCGATGCGGTCGCTGGAGCACCAGCGCCGTCTTCGCCGATTACGATGGCGACGGACTGCTCGACCTCTATGTCGTCAACTATGTTTCGTGGTCACCCCGCAATGAACTGCATTGTCGGGACTCTGCGGGGCGTCGGGAATACTGCAATCCGTCCAACTACAACGCCCCGGCCGTGGACGCGCTTTACCATAATCTGGGCGGCGGACGCTTTGAGGACGTCACGCAACACTCGGGAATCATGCTTGCATTCGGAAACGGGCTCGGCGTCTGTCACGGAGATTTCAATCGGGACGGCAGACCCGATTTCTATGTCGCGAACGATGGAATGCCGAATCAGCTATGGATCAATCTCGGCGACGGTCGCTTTGAAGACCAGGCGCTGCTGGCCGGTTGCGCGCTCGACTCGCGCGGATCCGCCGAGGCCGGCATGGGCGTTCAAGCCGTCGACATTGACGATAACGGGGATCTCGACATCTTCCTGACTCACCTTCGCGGCGAGACAAACCGGCTCTATCTCAATGTCGGCGGCATTTTCGAGGATTGGACTTCCGCGAGCGGGCTTGGCGCATCAAGTCTGAAATACACCGGATGGGGAGTCGGGTTTCACGACTTCGATCACGATGGTCAGCTGGATCTCTTCATCGGAAACGGCGCCGTCACGCGCCCCGAGCAATGCGACGACGAGCAGGATATGTATGCCGAGCCGAAATCACTCTACCGCGGTATCGGAGGCGGCCGGTTCGAGCTGGCATCTCCGCCCGGCGGAACCAGTTCCCCGCTGCTGGGTTCCAGTCGCGCTGTCGCGTTTGGTGATGTCGACAACGACGGCGACATCGACATCCTGATCTTGGAGTCAGATCGATCGCCGCGCCTGCTGTTGAACGTCGCCGGCGAACGGGGCAACTGGGTTATGTTCCGGATTCTCGAAAAGTACGGAAGGGATGCCGTCGGTGCGACACTCGCGGTTGAGGCCGCCGGGGTGGTGCGGCGAAGGCAGGTGCAGTCAGGCTACAGTTTCGCAGCGGCGAACGATCTCCGCGTGCATGTCGGTCTGGGCGAAGCCGAAAGAGTGGACCGCGTCGAGATAAGCTGGCCCGACGGCTCGAAAAGCACGCACGGTCCTTTTTCAGCAGGACGGCAGCACATGATTCGACAATCCGATCATGCGATTTCCGCGCACGGATCACACGCGCCATCGCTGAACTGA
- a CDS encoding CofH family radical SAM protein has translation MLTTISNTRLTAIARKVESGERLSLDDGLALYRSREIHEIGRLADLVRNRLHGDFAYFNINRHINYTNYCVLRCKFCSFYRPYGSNGSAEASPKSDLVDADVAARGPLRLSLLNGAGERPDAYELGVDDIVAAAVEADRRGATEVHIVGGLHPRLPFSYYIELCRSIRASCPRIHIKAFTAIEIIHFTRISKPRLSIREVLEQLRDAGLGSLPGGGAEIFDDRVHGEAYRNKVGEAGWFDVHRTAHEIGMFSNATMLYGHVETVEERIRHMIKLRDHQDRSLRTGRAAFNCFIPLSFIPDDSEMAHLPGPTGLDDLKTLAISRLMLDNFPHIKAFWIMQSAKLAQVSLNWGVDDIDGTVVQYDITKREAGYGNRHQELTLDQLQRLIREAGRIPVERDTLYRRVIRDGDRWEIAGPLSAAGMIPGSFSITD, from the coding sequence ATGCTGACCACTATTTCAAACACGAGATTAACGGCGATTGCCCGCAAAGTGGAGTCGGGCGAGCGGCTATCGTTGGACGACGGCTTGGCACTCTATCGTTCCCGCGAGATTCACGAGATTGGGAGATTGGCCGACCTGGTGCGCAATCGCCTCCACGGGGACTTCGCCTACTTCAACATCAACCGGCACATCAACTACACCAACTACTGCGTTCTGCGATGCAAGTTCTGTTCGTTCTATCGGCCTTATGGTAGCAACGGCTCCGCGGAAGCGTCGCCGAAATCGGACCTTGTCGATGCCGATGTCGCGGCGCGAGGGCCGCTCCGGCTTTCGCTCTTGAATGGCGCGGGCGAGCGGCCGGACGCATACGAACTGGGCGTCGATGACATTGTGGCTGCGGCCGTGGAAGCGGATCGACGCGGTGCGACGGAAGTGCACATCGTCGGCGGCCTGCACCCGAGACTGCCGTTCTCCTATTACATCGAACTTTGTCGGTCCATTCGTGCGTCATGCCCGAGGATTCACATCAAGGCGTTCACGGCGATTGAGATCATTCATTTTACGCGTATATCCAAGCCGCGATTGTCGATCCGGGAAGTGCTGGAACAGCTTCGGGATGCGGGGCTGGGCAGCCTGCCGGGTGGGGGAGCGGAGATCTTTGACGATCGTGTGCACGGCGAAGCCTACCGAAACAAAGTGGGGGAAGCCGGATGGTTTGACGTGCATCGAACGGCCCACGAGATCGGCATGTTCAGCAATGCCACAATGCTCTACGGTCACGTCGAGACGGTTGAAGAGCGCATTCGCCACATGATCAAGTTGCGGGATCATCAGGACCGGTCGCTGCGGACCGGGCGCGCTGCATTCAACTGCTTCATTCCGCTATCATTTATCCCGGATGACAGCGAGATGGCACACCTTCCGGGACCGACCGGCCTGGACGATCTGAAGACGCTTGCAATCAGCCGATTGATGCTGGACAACTTTCCGCATATCAAGGCATTCTGGATCATGCAGAGTGCAAAGCTTGCTCAGGTTTCGTTGAACTGGGGTGTGGATGACATCGACGGAACGGTGGTTCAGTACGACATCACCAAGCGCGAAGCCGGCTACGGCAACCGGCACCAGGAATTGACGCTTGATCAACTGCAGCGGCTGATTCGCGAGGCCGGGCGAATTCCAGTCGAGCGAGACACCCTCTATCGGCGGGTGATTCGCGATGGTGATCGATGGGAGATCGCCGGTCCGTTGTCCGCTGCGGGTATGATTCCGGGTAGTTTCAGCATCACCGATTGA
- a CDS encoding tetratricopeptide repeat protein produces MSNQRARQAGRPARSARAPGKPHNQRPIGLIAVSLVLVAAGGIVILHFYRSSPSVPDVVTIANRKDIDPVVLRLIEREIERAKADRNSAEAHGRLGVAFQSNAMIREAEQCFANAAALNPSESVWLYRQAVCQMELGDNVRSFELLKLIAQRHRSFAPGQHRLGHAAILLDDLESAETAFRRTIELLPMSELGYIGLADVRVRQRRYAEARDLAAKAIAIEPRNTVANYLLGLSYRGLGDRDRAKPELATGSSAKPRFLPDRMNRIEAEFRVGVTAVVARAMEFRRAGRLDLAAQTLERAYQSHSDDISIINNLAAIYIDTSRMAEAGRLLDLAKRNDPANFSIYINLATLDIRSNNLDSALRNAKLATAHGPSIGAAHMIKADVLTLLHRFDEALDSLSQAAKLDARNPDVLMKQGDIYLKTQRWNEARRMYALAAQIAPQNLVAHLNGGVCALKAGDMMEARSFLAAAERIDPENEKVKRLREQVAQTNESP; encoded by the coding sequence ATGTCAAATCAGCGGGCCAGACAGGCAGGCAGGCCCGCGCGCAGTGCGCGCGCGCCCGGCAAACCACATAACCAACGGCCGATTGGGCTGATCGCTGTCTCGCTGGTGCTGGTCGCTGCCGGTGGCATTGTCATTCTTCACTTCTACCGCTCATCACCCTCAGTCCCGGACGTCGTTACCATCGCCAATCGCAAGGACATCGACCCCGTCGTGTTGCGGCTGATCGAACGCGAAATAGAGCGGGCCAAAGCCGACCGCAATTCGGCGGAAGCCCATGGTCGGCTGGGCGTCGCATTTCAGTCCAATGCCATGATCCGCGAGGCTGAACAATGTTTTGCAAATGCAGCGGCGCTGAACCCCTCCGAGTCGGTCTGGCTGTATCGCCAGGCGGTTTGTCAAATGGAGTTGGGTGACAATGTCCGGTCATTTGAGTTACTGAAACTGATCGCTCAACGCCACCGGAGTTTTGCGCCGGGCCAGCACCGCTTGGGGCATGCCGCAATCCTGCTCGACGACCTCGAGTCCGCCGAGACGGCTTTCCGTCGAACCATTGAGCTGCTGCCGATGAGTGAACTGGGATACATCGGCTTGGCGGATGTGCGCGTTCGCCAGAGGCGTTACGCCGAAGCTCGTGATCTTGCCGCGAAAGCGATAGCAATCGAGCCGCGAAACACCGTCGCAAACTACTTGCTGGGCTTGTCCTACCGCGGACTCGGAGATCGCGACCGCGCCAAGCCCGAACTTGCAACGGGATCCTCCGCCAAGCCCCGATTCCTCCCTGATCGGATGAACCGGATCGAGGCCGAGTTCCGCGTTGGCGTAACGGCCGTCGTCGCGCGAGCCATGGAATTTCGCCGCGCGGGTCGACTCGATTTGGCTGCGCAGACACTGGAACGGGCGTATCAATCGCACTCCGACGACATCTCGATCATCAACAATCTCGCGGCCATCTACATCGATACGAGCCGGATGGCGGAAGCCGGTCGCCTGCTCGATCTGGCGAAGCGCAACGATCCGGCGAATTTCAGCATCTATATCAATCTCGCAACACTCGATATCCGATCAAACAATCTCGATTCCGCGCTTCGCAACGCCAAACTCGCCACGGCTCATGGTCCATCAATCGGCGCGGCTCACATGATCAAGGCCGATGTACTTACGCTGCTTCATCGCTTCGACGAGGCCCTCGATTCACTGAGTCAGGCGGCGAAACTCGACGCCCGCAATCCGGATGTGCTTATGAAGCAGGGCGATATCTACCTGAAAACCCAACGATGGAATGAAGCAAGGCGGATGTATGCGCTCGCCGCTCAAATTGCTCCGCAGAATCTCGTCGCGCATCTGAACGGCGGCGTCTGCGCACTGAAGGCAGGTGACATGATGGAGGCACGAAGCTTTCTTGCAGCGGCGGAGCGTATTGACCCCGAAAATGAAAAAGTAAAGCGCCTGCGTGAGCAGGTCGCGCAAACGAACGAATCACCGTGA